The stretch of DNA ACCAACAACTTCATGCCCTGCATTAACCAAACGATACGCGATCGAAAGCCCCATGCGCCCAAGACCAACAAGTCCTATTTTTAAATGTGCCATTGTATCTTTCTTTCTGGATCTAGATTCTGTAACTGAGTTGGCCCCTTGCTTCCCGGAGCATAGGTGCACAGTTCAGGATTCATACGGTCAATCTGTTCAATAACATTCCATGAAAGTTCAATTTCGTCATTGCGCACAAATGTAGCATGGTCTTTTCTAATGACATCGCTGAGCAATAATTCGTATGCCTCAGGAGTATTAGGGCCAAAAAGCGCCGCGTGAGAAAAGTTCATCGTTACCGGAGTCACTTGACTTGAAACACCTGGAATTTTGACATTGAGCACTAAATAAAAACCTTCATGTGGGTTGATGTTAATCGTCAAAGAATTTTGCTCTGATGGACATGCATCAAGCAAACAATCAACTTTTTTAAATTTTATATGGATGCAGGCCATCCGCGTATCAAGCAGCTTTCCAGTTTTAAGATGAAATGGAACTCCATCCCAGCGTGGATTATTAACATAGACTTTAAGTGCTGCAAAGGTTGGGGTTGTTGATTCGGGATTAACATCAGCTTCGTTCAAGTATCCATCGTACTGACCAAGGATAGCTGAAGCAACTGAAATTTTTCTTAAAATTTCTGCTTTTGCATCACGAATGTCATCAGCAACTAAACGATGCGGGGCCTCCATGGCGATGAGTGCCAACAGCTGAAGCATATGGTTTTGCACCATATCCTTTAAAATACCGTAGGTATCATAATAGCGCCCGCGTCCTTCAATACCCAAGGTCTCGTTCATAATAATTTGAACTGAATCGATATGCTGGTTATTCCACAATGGCTCAAAAATGCGATTGGTAAAGCGCACAAGCGCAATATTGCTCACCAGCTCTTTGCCAAGCCAGTGGTCGATGCGAAACACTTGGCTTTCATCAAACACTTGTGCAATTGAACGATTGATTTGTTGAGCGGATTGCAGGTTAGTGCCAAAAGGCTTTTCGTATACCACACGTGACCAAGGTTTTCCAGCGGCTTGTTCTTCTTCGGCCTGATGTCGAACAATATCATACTGCGCAAGATTGTGCGTAATAGCATCAAAATGCTCTGGCATAGTTGCCAAGTAAAACATCCGATTACCAACAAGCTTTGATTCTTTTTCTAGTTGATTTAAAAAGCTACCAAGCCCTTGATATGCGACCTGCTCATGAAAATCCATACGATAATACGAGGCATGATTCTGAATTTGTGCCCACGTTTTTTCATGTAATGCAGGAATAAATTTTTTTGATCGCTCCAAAATGGTTGCAATCTGCGTATCATCATTTGAGACACAAACAAGAGAAAATTTGCACAATCGATTATCTGCAACAAGTTTATAAATTGCAGGAATGAGCTTACGTGCACTTAAGTCTCCTGTGCCTCCAAGAATAACGATGGTGCATTCGTGTAATGAACATTCAGCAGAATTGTGCTTTTCCATATATACAAAAACCTTCGTTAAAAAAATTAAGCATGTATAGTTTAGCGCTTTGTGCAATAAAGTTTAATCGGTTTGAGAGATTATTACATCAACTTTATCTTCATCAGTTTGTACTGAAGAAAGAACAAATAAGCGCTCGAGCTCTTGTGCAACATAGGTATGATCAGAGCAGATAATGCCGTCAATACCACATGCAATCCCAGCTTCAATGTTTTGAGGCAAATCATCAATAAATAAACATTCATCCGATACAAGTTCATATTGATTCAAGAGCGTATGATAAATTTCCGGTTCCGGTTTTACTTGTCCCACACGGTACGAAATAATGCCACCATCAAAGAGCTTGAAAAAATCGTATTGTTGTTCGATAGGATCAAACCATTCTCGAGGAAAATTTGAAAGAATATAGACCTTATACCCAGCTTGCTTAACCTTACGCAAGATATCAAGACCTTGCTCAATAGGAACCAAGTATGATGGAAGCTTTTCAACATAATAAGCTGCATGATGCAGGTCAATATCAAGCGACTGAGCAAGAGCCTGACTGAATTGATCAACCGTCATAGTTCCACGGTTGGCACTTTGACCAATTTTCTCAAACTCGTCTTTAACATTCCCTCCAAGGCCTTGAGCAAACTTTTTCAGGACTTCAGGTTGATCAACAAAAATCGCTTTTAAAAAGTCTTTTGGACGCCAATCAATGAGCACTCCTCCAAGATCAAAAATGATATTTCTATATTTACTTTTTTCTTGCATGATGTTTTCTCCCGTATTTGTAATCATTTATTTTCTTTATTTCAAGAACCATACCATATCGTAAACGCTTTGTGTTATATCTGGTACAAGAAATAGTTGCTTATAATAACGTGAAAAGGCAAAGATGAGAAAACTAATCTTTCTCTGGATCATAGTTTTTCTGAATTTTGAAAATGATTTACACG from Candidatus Dependentiae bacterium encodes:
- the zwf gene encoding glucose-6-phosphate dehydrogenase — protein: MEKHNSAECSLHECTIVILGGTGDLSARKLIPAIYKLVADNRLCKFSLVCVSNDDTQIATILERSKKFIPALHEKTWAQIQNHASYYRMDFHEQVAYQGLGSFLNQLEKESKLVGNRMFYLATMPEHFDAITHNLAQYDIVRHQAEEEQAAGKPWSRVVYEKPFGTNLQSAQQINRSIAQVFDESQVFRIDHWLGKELVSNIALVRFTNRIFEPLWNNQHIDSVQIIMNETLGIEGRGRYYDTYGILKDMVQNHMLQLLALIAMEAPHRLVADDIRDAKAEILRKISVASAILGQYDGYLNEADVNPESTTPTFAALKVYVNNPRWDGVPFHLKTGKLLDTRMACIHIKFKKVDCLLDACPSEQNSLTININPHEGFYLVLNVKIPGVSSQVTPVTMNFSHAALFGPNTPEAYELLLSDVIRKDHATFVRNDEIELSWNVIEQIDRMNPELCTYAPGSKGPTQLQNLDPERKIQWHI
- a CDS encoding HAD family phosphatase, giving the protein MITNTGENIMQEKSKYRNIIFDLGGVLIDWRPKDFLKAIFVDQPEVLKKFAQGLGGNVKDEFEKIGQSANRGTMTVDQFSQALAQSLDIDLHHAAYYVEKLPSYLVPIEQGLDILRKVKQAGYKVYILSNFPREWFDPIEQQYDFFKLFDGGIISYRVGQVKPEPEIYHTLLNQYELVSDECLFIDDLPQNIEAGIACGIDGIICSDHTYVAQELERLFVLSSVQTDEDKVDVIISQTD